A single window of Candidatus Binatia bacterium DNA harbors:
- a CDS encoding ABC transporter ATP-binding protein: MSAALPTIRLRRLVKHYGARPALRGVDLDVAGPQILGVVGPDGAGKTTLLRTLAGLLEVEADEASVLGVDLRGDVTPLKETIGYVPQQFSLYRELTVMENVHVVARLHAIPPHEVESRAMPLLERAGLAAFRGRQAGALSGGMKQKLAIACALLPQPKLLILDEPTAGVDVVARDEIWSVLKERKHEVLILISTSYLEEVASCDRLVYLDEGRVVAVGTPEELCAAVPLELYRAWGHDPRAIVEAARELPYVEQARAHGRHARIEVRSDESPGEERVLRDLWALRDRGLVLAERVPVDIESMLLELSRDGLEDASRRAEEPAPA, from the coding sequence GTGAGCGCCGCTCTGCCGACGATCCGGCTGCGCCGCCTCGTCAAGCACTACGGCGCGCGCCCGGCGCTGCGCGGCGTCGACCTCGACGTCGCGGGTCCGCAGATCCTCGGCGTCGTCGGCCCGGACGGCGCGGGCAAGACGACGCTGCTGCGCACGCTCGCGGGCCTGCTCGAGGTCGAGGCCGACGAGGCGTCGGTGCTCGGCGTCGACCTGCGCGGCGACGTCACGCCGCTCAAGGAGACCATCGGCTACGTGCCGCAGCAGTTCAGCCTCTATCGCGAGCTCACCGTGATGGAGAACGTCCACGTGGTCGCGCGGCTGCACGCGATCCCGCCCCACGAGGTGGAGAGCCGCGCGATGCCGCTGCTCGAGCGCGCCGGGCTCGCGGCGTTCCGCGGCCGTCAAGCAGGAGCGCTCTCCGGCGGCATGAAGCAGAAGCTCGCGATCGCCTGCGCGCTGCTGCCGCAGCCGAAGCTGCTCATCCTCGACGAGCCGACCGCGGGCGTCGACGTCGTGGCGCGCGACGAGATCTGGTCGGTGCTGAAGGAGCGCAAGCACGAGGTGCTGATCCTGATCAGCACGAGCTACCTCGAGGAGGTCGCGAGCTGCGACCGCCTGGTCTACCTCGACGAGGGGCGCGTGGTCGCGGTCGGCACGCCCGAGGAGCTGTGCGCCGCCGTGCCGCTCGAGCTCTACCGCGCGTGGGGGCACGACCCGCGCGCGATCGTCGAAGCGGCGCGCGAGCTGCCGTACGTCGAGCAGGCGCGCGCGCACGGACGTCACGCGCGCATCGAGGTGCGCAGCGACGAGTCCCCCGGCGAGGAGCGCGTGCTGCGCGACCTCTGGGCGCTGCGCGATCGCGGGCTCGTGCTCGCCGAGCGGGTGCCGGTCGACATCGAGTCCATGCTGCTCGAGCTGTCGCGCGACGGACTGGAAGACGCGTCCCGCCGCGCCGAGGAGCCGGCACCCGCGTGA
- a CDS encoding HlyD family efflux transporter periplasmic adaptor subunit, which translates to MRRSVVLAVVVPLIAVAAAVWWARRDGGEVYYTGFVEGEERIIRSEVSGRVLEVPFGEGDVVPPEAVVARLDQRDIDARLVAKRHELEMTEADIRSQEERVALVERTWKTGVDARRAEVGQAESALTLAERTYAREVELVKTGASTAQLLDEARSQRDQARAALARAKDLLAQAEAEERSIAVNRAQLAMLRERAKLIQAQIAELEVTRDKYLIRAPAVETVVQTQFVWPGELAQPGTPIVGVLDPKDKYVQIYLPVAALADVHVGQRVEIELDSAPGRRIPGEISFIADQANFTPEKIETRGDRLGQVYRAKVRVLEDAALLKPGSEGNVYLLPAEAESHAARR; encoded by the coding sequence ATGAGACGAAGCGTCGTGCTTGCGGTCGTCGTGCCGCTGATCGCGGTCGCGGCCGCGGTGTGGTGGGCGCGTCGCGACGGCGGCGAGGTCTACTACACCGGATTCGTCGAGGGCGAGGAGCGCATCATCCGCAGCGAGGTGAGCGGGCGCGTCCTCGAGGTGCCGTTCGGCGAGGGCGACGTCGTGCCGCCCGAAGCGGTGGTCGCGCGCCTCGACCAGCGCGACATCGACGCGCGCCTCGTGGCGAAGCGGCACGAGCTCGAGATGACCGAGGCCGACATTCGCTCGCAGGAAGAGCGCGTCGCGCTCGTCGAGCGCACGTGGAAGACCGGCGTCGACGCGCGGCGCGCGGAGGTGGGGCAGGCGGAGTCGGCGCTGACGCTCGCCGAGCGCACCTACGCGCGCGAGGTCGAGCTGGTGAAGACGGGCGCGAGCACGGCGCAGCTGCTCGACGAGGCCCGCTCGCAGCGCGACCAGGCGCGCGCCGCGCTCGCACGCGCCAAGGACCTGCTCGCGCAGGCGGAAGCCGAGGAGCGCAGCATCGCCGTCAACCGCGCCCAGCTCGCGATGCTGCGCGAGCGCGCGAAGCTGATCCAGGCGCAGATCGCCGAGCTCGAGGTGACGCGCGACAAGTACCTCATTCGCGCGCCCGCGGTGGAGACCGTCGTGCAGACGCAGTTCGTCTGGCCGGGCGAGCTCGCGCAGCCGGGCACGCCGATCGTCGGCGTGCTCGACCCGAAGGACAAGTACGTGCAGATCTACCTGCCGGTCGCGGCGCTGGCGGACGTGCACGTCGGCCAGCGCGTCGAGATCGAGCTCGACAGCGCGCCCGGCCGCCGCATCCCGGGCGAGATCAGCTTCATCGCCGACCAGGCGAACTTCACGCCGGAGAAGATCGAGACGCGGGGCGACCGCCTGGGGCAGGTGTACCGCGCCAAGGTCCGCGTCCTCGAGGACGCGGCGCTGCTCAAGCCGGGCAGCGAGGGGAACGTCTACCTGCTCCCCGCGGAGGCGGAGAGCCACGCCGCCCGACGCTGA